From the genome of Enoplosus armatus isolate fEnoArm2 chromosome 21, fEnoArm2.hap1, whole genome shotgun sequence, one region includes:
- the pi15a gene encoding peptidase inhibitor 15-A has product MKPQSFAIDLILLCISCGASALATSIPAVSASLPAANFTNFGAAHSYGTDTTTISKIRRKRYISQNDMLAILDYHNKVRGKVFPPASNMEYMVWDDTLAKTAEDWAHACLWEHGPPHLLRFLGQNLSVRTGRYRSILQLVKPWYDEVKDYSFPYPRDCNPRCPLRCYGPMCTHYTQMVWATSNKVGCAVHTCHNMNVWGSVWKRATYLVCNYSPKGNWIGEAPYKVGVPCSACPPSYGGSCSNNMCFPALKTNYLHWFK; this is encoded by the exons ATGAAACCTCAGTCTTTTGCCATAGACCTAATACTTCTGTGCATATCTTGCGGAGCAAGTGCACTGGCAACGAGTATTCCCGCTGTGTCCGCGTCCCTGCCAGCCGCCAATTTCACCAATTTTGGCGCAGCGCACAGCTATGGAACCGACACCACGACTATTTCTAAGATCAGGAGGAAGCGTTATATTAGTCAGAACGACATGCTTGCCATTCTTGATTACCATAACAAAGTAAGAGGGAAGGTGTTTCCCCCAGCATCCAACATGGAATACATG gtgtggGACGACACCCTGGCTAAGACGGCCGAGGACTGGGCTCATGCCTGCCTGTGGGAGCACGGGCCACCTCACCTCCTCAGGTTCCTGGGTCAAAACCTCTCCGTCAGGACAGGACG CTATCGATCCATTCTTCAGCTGGTAAAGCCGTGGTACGATGAGGTCAAAGATTACTCTTTTCCATATCCCCGCGACTGCAACCCTCGATGCCCTCTAAGATGCTATGGACCCATGTGTACCCATTATACACAG ATGGTGTGGGCAACATCCAACAAAGTGGGCTGTGCTGTTCACACGTGCCATAATATGAACGTATGGGGTTCAGTGTGGAAACGGGCAACATATTTAGTTTGCAACTACTCACCTAA GGGTAACTGGATCGGAGAGGCTCCCTACAAAGTAGGCGTACCCTGCTCCGCCTGCCCTCCCAGCTACGGGGGCTCCTGCAGCAACAACATGTGCTTCCCTGCTCTCAAGACAAACTACCTGCACTGGTTCAAATAA